A single region of the Prevotella sp. HUN102 genome encodes:
- a CDS encoding 3-methyl-2-oxobutanoate dehydrogenase subunit VorB: MAEQEITLMKGNEAIAHAAIRCGTDGYFGYPITPQSEIIETLAVLKPWETTGMVVLQAESEIASINMIYGGAGAGKRVLTSSSSPGVALMQEGITYMAGAELPGVFINVMRGGPGLGTIQPSQSDYFQATRGGGNGDYNVIVLAPNSVQEMADFVDLAFELAFKYRNPAMILSDGVIGQMMEKIVLPPMKPRRTEEEIMKECPWAAMGKRGGRNPNIITSLELQSEVMEVRNIHLQEKYKQIRENEVRYETRECEDADYIIVSFGSAARIGEKAIELAREQGIKVGLFRPITLWPFPSKEILDLAKGKKGILVSEINAGQMVQDVRLAINGALPVEHFGRLGGIVPDPEEIVEALKEKLIK, translated from the coding sequence ATGGCTGAACAAGAAATAACATTGATGAAAGGCAACGAAGCTATTGCGCACGCTGCTATCCGCTGTGGAACAGATGGTTATTTTGGCTATCCTATCACTCCACAGAGTGAAATTATTGAAACATTGGCTGTTTTGAAGCCTTGGGAAACCACTGGAATGGTTGTTTTGCAGGCTGAAAGCGAGATAGCCTCTATTAATATGATCTATGGAGGAGCTGGAGCAGGTAAGCGCGTGCTTACGTCTTCTTCTTCTCCCGGTGTCGCTTTGATGCAGGAAGGCATTACCTATATGGCTGGTGCGGAACTTCCCGGAGTGTTTATTAACGTTATGCGTGGCGGTCCCGGTTTGGGAACTATCCAACCGAGCCAGAGCGACTATTTCCAAGCTACACGTGGTGGTGGTAATGGCGACTATAATGTCATCGTTCTTGCACCGAACTCTGTTCAGGAAATGGCAGACTTTGTTGATTTGGCTTTCGAGTTGGCGTTCAAGTATCGGAATCCGGCAATGATTCTTTCCGATGGCGTTATCGGTCAGATGATGGAGAAAATCGTTCTTCCACCTATGAAGCCGCGTCGCACGGAAGAGGAAATAATGAAGGAATGTCCTTGGGCTGCTATGGGTAAGAGGGGTGGTCGCAATCCTAACATTATTACTTCTTTGGAATTGCAGTCGGAAGTAATGGAAGTGCGAAACATTCACTTGCAGGAGAAGTACAAGCAGATTCGTGAAAATGAAGTGCGTTATGAAACTCGTGAGTGCGAAGATGCTGACTACATCATCGTTAGCTTCGGTAGTGCTGCCCGTATTGGAGAGAAGGCCATCGAGTTGGCACGCGAACAGGGTATAAAGGTTGGTTTATTCCGTCCTATTACGCTGTGGCCATTCCCAAGCAAGGAGATTCTTGATCTTGCAAAGGGCAAGAAGGGAATCTTGGTAAGTGAGATTAATGCCGGTCAGATGGTGCAGGATGTTCGTCTGGCTATTAATGGTGCGCTGCCTGTTGAGCATTTCGGAAGATTAGGTGGTATTGTTCCTGATCCGGAAGAAATCGTGGAAGCACTCAAGGAAAAGTTGATTAAATAA
- a CDS encoding ferredoxin family protein, with product MSKIRGAIVVNTERCKGCQLCVVACPKEVISLAQKKVNTHGYPFVEPANADRCIGCVSCAIVCPDGCITVYRKKVEE from the coding sequence ATGAGCAAGATTAGAGGAGCTATCGTCGTTAATACCGAACGATGCAAGGGATGCCAGTTGTGTGTCGTCGCATGTCCGAAGGAAGTTATTTCCTTGGCACAGAAGAAAGTGAACACGCACGGGTACCCATTTGTTGAACCAGCTAATGCCGATCGTTGTATTGGTTGCGTATCGTGTGCAATTGTATGTCCAGACGGATGTATTACTGTTTATCGTAAAAAAGTGGAGGAATGA
- a CDS encoding thiamine pyrophosphate-dependent enzyme, with protein MANDIISPENLVYQKPKLMNDTTMHYCPGCSHGVVHKLVAEIIAEMGMEEKTVGVCPVGCSVFAYRYLDIDWEEAPHGRAPAVATGIKRLWQDRLVFTYQGDGDLACIGTAETIHALNRGENITIIFINNAIYGMTGGQMAPTTLIGQKTATCPYGRDPEIHGYPLNITELASHLQGTCYVTRQSVDTVASINKAKKAIRKAFESSMQGKGSSLVEIVATCNSGWKLTPPKANEWMRENMFPEYLKGDLKDTTNL; from the coding sequence ATGGCAAATGATATAATTTCACCAGAGAATCTGGTATACCAGAAACCGAAATTGATGAACGACACGACAATGCACTATTGTCCCGGTTGTTCACACGGAGTTGTACATAAACTCGTAGCAGAGATAATTGCTGAGATGGGTATGGAGGAAAAGACCGTAGGCGTATGTCCTGTTGGTTGTTCCGTATTTGCATACCGTTATCTGGATATTGACTGGGAAGAAGCACCGCACGGACGTGCTCCTGCTGTTGCAACCGGAATCAAGCGTCTTTGGCAAGACCGTCTGGTATTCACCTATCAGGGTGATGGCGACTTGGCTTGCATCGGTACTGCCGAGACTATTCACGCTTTGAACCGTGGCGAAAACATTACTATCATCTTCATCAACAATGCGATTTACGGTATGACGGGAGGACAGATGGCACCGACTACATTGATTGGTCAGAAAACAGCAACCTGTCCTTATGGTCGTGATCCTGAAATTCACGGTTATCCATTGAACATTACCGAACTGGCAAGCCACTTGCAGGGTACTTGTTACGTGACTCGTCAGAGTGTTGATACTGTTGCGTCCATCAACAAGGCAAAGAAAGCCATCAGAAAAGCTTTTGAATCCAGTATGCAGGGTAAGGGAAGTTCTCTCGTTGAGATTGTTGCTACCTGCAATAGTGGTTGGAAACTGACTCCGCCAAAGGCAAATGAATGGATGCGTGAGAATATGTTCCCTGAATACTTGAAGGGCGACCTCAAGGATACTACAAATCTTTAG
- a CDS encoding nitroreductase family protein, translated as MAKTFLEAMAHRRSYYALKNESPISDKEIINIVNEAVKHVPSAFNSQSTRVVVLLHEKHQRVWDITKEILQGIVPAEAFQATKEKIEGAFQSGYGTILFYEDQRPVKTLQEQFPSYAPNFPVWSEHTNAMHQFAIWTLLEDAGFGASVQHYNPLIDERVAKEFDIPSDWKLIAEMPFGAPAGEPGEKEYQPLNERVLVP; from the coding sequence ATGGCTAAAACATTTTTGGAAGCAATGGCTCATCGCCGTTCATATTATGCACTAAAGAACGAATCTCCTATTTCCGACAAAGAAATCATCAATATAGTGAACGAAGCAGTTAAGCACGTTCCGTCTGCATTCAACAGTCAGTCTACGCGTGTTGTGGTATTGTTGCACGAAAAGCATCAGCGTGTATGGGATATCACGAAGGAAATTCTTCAGGGTATCGTGCCTGCTGAGGCTTTTCAGGCTACAAAGGAAAAAATCGAAGGAGCTTTCCAGAGTGGATATGGTACTATTCTGTTCTATGAAGACCAGCGTCCTGTAAAGACTTTGCAGGAGCAGTTCCCATCTTACGCTCCCAATTTCCCCGTATGGTCGGAGCACACAAATGCTATGCACCAGTTTGCTATATGGACGTTGTTGGAAGATGCAGGTTTTGGGGCAAGCGTGCAGCACTATAACCCACTGATAGATGAAAGGGTAGCGAAGGAATTCGATATTCCTTCAGATTGGAAGCTCATTGCTGAAATGCCGTTCGGTGCGCCTGCCGGTGAACCGGGAGAAAAGGAATATCAACCTCTCAACGAACGAGTGCTCGTTCCCTAA
- a CDS encoding OmpA family protein — MKKLVLMLAAATMAVSASAQTVAESKTFDNIYVGINGGVATKTTGHKWLSDLNPNAGLRIGRWFTPVFGLAVESNAYFSNKPGESTGTVVRGLNTGLLATVNLSNWFGGYKGEPRSFEVIPVYGLGWFHSFNNKGMKNINALTSKAGIDFAFNLGESKAWQIYVEPSINYAINGAGYDGAEYNINRSFVQLNAGVVYKFKNSNGTHNFTIVTPRDQAEIDALNAQINELRNRKPEVITKEIVKEVPAVKEFTVSDLVFVTFAQGKYALTNEAKVALDNVKAGSHVQVVGTASPEGSAELNQRLSENRAKVVADYLSSRGVIVDEATGKGVQGTTSNRLAVVYVK, encoded by the coding sequence ATGAAAAAGTTAGTTTTAATGTTGGCTGCTGCTACAATGGCAGTATCTGCTTCTGCACAGACTGTTGCAGAGAGCAAGACTTTTGATAACATCTATGTTGGAATCAACGGTGGTGTTGCTACAAAGACAACTGGACACAAGTGGTTGAGCGACCTCAATCCTAACGCTGGGCTTCGTATCGGTCGTTGGTTTACTCCTGTATTCGGTTTGGCAGTTGAGAGCAATGCATACTTCTCAAATAAGCCAGGCGAATCTACTGGAACTGTTGTTCGTGGTTTGAACACTGGTCTTTTGGCTACTGTAAACTTGAGCAACTGGTTCGGTGGCTACAAAGGCGAGCCTCGTTCATTTGAGGTAATTCCTGTTTATGGTTTGGGTTGGTTCCATTCTTTCAACAACAAGGGAATGAAGAATATCAATGCTTTGACTTCTAAGGCTGGTATTGACTTCGCTTTCAACCTCGGTGAGTCTAAGGCATGGCAGATTTACGTTGAGCCTTCTATCAACTACGCAATCAACGGTGCAGGTTACGATGGTGCAGAATATAACATCAACCGTAGCTTCGTTCAGTTGAATGCAGGTGTCGTTTACAAGTTCAAGAACTCTAACGGCACACACAACTTCACAATTGTTACTCCACGTGATCAGGCTGAAATCGATGCACTCAACGCACAGATCAATGAGCTTCGCAACCGTAAGCCGGAAGTTATCACTAAGGAAATCGTTAAGGAAGTTCCTGCTGTTAAGGAATTCACAGTTTCTGACTTGGTATTCGTAACATTCGCTCAGGGCAAGTATGCTCTTACTAACGAAGCTAAGGTAGCTCTTGACAATGTTAAGGCAGGCAGCCACGTACAGGTTGTTGGTACAGCATCTCCAGAAGGTAGTGCAGAACTCAACCAGAGACTGTCTGAAAACCGTGCTAAGGTTGTTGCAGACTACCTCTCAAGCCGTGGCGTAATCGTTGATGAAGCTACTGGTAAGGGTGTTCAGGGCACAACTTCTAACCGTCTTGCAGTTGTTTACGTTAAGTAA
- a CDS encoding bifunctional methionine sulfoxide reductase B/A protein encodes MKRFKTFVPALCLLGFMLFSCTNNNMDKMTTMREQLERRANNDSLLKSELSSEQYAVTQNGATERPFTNEYDEEFREGIYVDITTGEPLFVSADKYNSGCGWPAFSKPINEELLVEVEDNSHGMQRVEVRSKKGNAHLGHVFNDGPKDKGGMRYCINSASLKFIPKEDMEKEGYGEYIGLLSKTKEIYVAGGCFWGTEHYIKQVEGVVSTEVGYANGKTENPTYEEVCTDRTGFAEAVHIVYDPSVVSLEFLLELYFKSIDPLSLNRQGNDKGTQYRTGVYYTDASEKAAIRKVFDKEESKYSQLLEVELLPLKNFYRAEEYHQDYLDKNPNGYCHLPRALFEYAKKANKKK; translated from the coding sequence ATGAAGAGGTTTAAGACTTTCGTCCCGGCACTTTGCCTGTTGGGATTTATGCTTTTTTCCTGCACAAACAACAATATGGATAAGATGACTACAATGCGTGAACAACTGGAACGGCGTGCAAACAACGACTCGCTGCTGAAGTCTGAACTTTCTTCGGAGCAGTATGCCGTTACGCAGAACGGCGCAACGGAACGCCCTTTTACCAATGAATACGATGAAGAGTTCAGGGAAGGTATCTATGTTGATATCACTACGGGCGAACCTTTGTTCGTTTCTGCGGATAAATATAACTCCGGCTGCGGCTGGCCTGCGTTCTCGAAACCGATAAACGAAGAACTTCTTGTTGAAGTTGAAGATAATTCTCACGGAATGCAACGTGTGGAAGTGAGGAGCAAGAAAGGAAATGCGCATCTCGGCCACGTTTTCAATGATGGCCCGAAGGACAAAGGAGGAATGCGCTACTGTATCAATAGTGCTTCACTGAAATTTATACCGAAAGAAGATATGGAAAAAGAAGGATATGGAGAATACATAGGTTTGCTGTCAAAAACGAAGGAAATCTATGTGGCAGGTGGATGTTTCTGGGGAACGGAGCACTACATCAAACAGGTGGAAGGCGTTGTTTCAACAGAAGTTGGCTATGCAAATGGCAAAACTGAGAATCCAACCTATGAAGAAGTATGCACGGACAGAACCGGTTTTGCCGAAGCCGTTCATATTGTCTACGACCCATCGGTTGTAAGTCTGGAGTTTTTGCTGGAGCTTTACTTCAAGTCTATTGACCCGTTGAGCCTAAACCGACAAGGGAACGACAAGGGAACGCAGTACCGTACCGGCGTATATTATACGGATGCTTCAGAAAAGGCTGCCATCAGAAAGGTGTTCGATAAGGAAGAAAGCAAATATTCACAATTGCTTGAAGTGGAATTGCTTCCATTGAAGAACTTCTACCGTGCAGAAGAGTATCATCAGGACTATCTTGATAAGAATCCCAATGGCTATTGCCACCTGCCGCGCGCACTGTTTGAATATGCCAAGAAAGCGAATAAGAAGAAATAA
- a CDS encoding 2-oxoacid:acceptor oxidoreductase family protein, which yields MKTEIIISGFGGQGVLSMGKILAYSGLMEDKEVTWMPAYGPEQRGGTANVTVIVSDERVSSPILSKYDVAIVLNQPSLEKFEPKVKPGGILIYDGFGVIAPPTRKDITVYRIDAMDKAAEMKNSKVFNMIVLGGLLKVCPVVSLDGLNKALFKTLPERHHHMIPLNMEAVEEGKKIITEQ from the coding sequence ATGAAAACAGAGATAATTATTAGTGGTTTCGGAGGACAAGGCGTTCTTTCTATGGGCAAGATCCTTGCTTATTCGGGACTGATGGAAGATAAGGAAGTTACTTGGATGCCGGCCTATGGACCAGAGCAGCGAGGTGGTACAGCCAACGTAACAGTAATTGTAAGCGATGAACGAGTTTCGTCACCTATTCTAAGTAAATACGATGTAGCCATCGTGCTCAATCAGCCTTCCCTCGAGAAGTTTGAGCCAAAGGTAAAACCGGGTGGCATCTTGATTTACGATGGATTTGGTGTGATAGCACCTCCCACACGCAAGGACATTACAGTCTATCGCATTGATGCAATGGACAAGGCTGCTGAGATGAAGAACTCAAAAGTCTTTAATATGATTGTCCTTGGTGGTTTGTTGAAAGTTTGCCCAGTGGTAAGTCTTGATGGTTTGAACAAAGCATTGTTCAAGACCTTGCCAGAGCGACACCACCACATGATTCCATTGAATATGGAAGCTGTGGAGGAGGGTAAGAAGATAATTACCGAACAGTAA